From Ascaphus truei isolate aAscTru1 unplaced genomic scaffold, aAscTru1.hap1 HAP1_SCAFFOLD_1507, whole genome shotgun sequence:
ACAGTTTACCCAAGGAGGCCAGAGGCACAGGAAGCCGGAGGCACAGGAAGCCACAGCTGAGCGTTTTCCACGGGGGGCCTCACTACCACTAGCAGCTTTAATCCTTCAGGTTCTCTCTCAATTATGAACCAGTTAAACATGGAAACAGAATATCACATTCAATAGTAAATCCAGTTACAGAGGAAGCCGAGGGGCTGGAAAGAGAGGCGGTCACACACCCGGGCACATCGTGTCAGCCAATTTATACCGCAGTATGGGGGGGATCTCTAATCTCTGAGAAGTTActgcagtatgggggggggggaatctctaaTCTCTGAGAGGTTActgcagtatgggggggggggggggaatctctaaTCTCTGAGAGGTTACTGCAGTATGGGGGGGGATCTCTAATCTCTGAGCAGTTACCGCAGTAGTTTGGAGGAGTTATGAGTTCTAAGGAAACACTTTAATACTATACAGGTGGTAACGTGACCGGAACTTCCTCTCCATAACGCAACAAGTGATATCTTGTAACAATTCACCGTTACACTTTCATTCGGAAATAAAAGCGTTTATTCAATAATGTGTCATAGCCATCCATCTTTAATggctactagctgatatacccggcgttgctcgGGCGTGGAAGgccagggggcatggagtggaagggtggggcAAGGGGcatagaagggcgggggggcaaggggcgtggaagggcgggggggccaaggggcagggaggggaggaagggggggcaaggggcagggagggagggggggcaaggggcagggagggaggggggcaaggggcagggagtggagggggggcaagggggagggagggggggcaagggggagggagggggggcaagggggaggggagggggggcagggaggggtgggaggggggtcaaggggcagggaggggtgggagggggggcaaggggcagggaggggtggcaaggggcagggagggggggcaaggggtggggtgggagggggggcaaggggcagggaggggaggaagggggggcaaggggcagggaggggagcaagggggagggaggggggagcaagggggagggaggggggagcaagggggagggaggggggagcaagggggaggggagggggggcaaggggcagggagggatgggagggggagaaaggggcagggaggggggcaaggggcagggaggggagggagggggggcaaggggcagggaggggtgggagggggggcaaggggcagggaggggtgggagggggggcaaggggcagggaggggtgggagggggggcaaggggcagggaggggagtgagggggggcaagggggggcaaggggcagggaggaggggctaggggcagggagggggggaaaggggcagggaggggggcagggaggggagggagggggggcaaggggcggggagggagggggggcaaggggcggggaggggagggggggcgaggggagggggagcgaggggcggggagggggggcaaggggcagggaggggaggcaaggggcagggaggggagggggggcaaggggcagggagggagaggagggagggcagggggtgggcagggggggcaagggggtgggggcagggggggcggggagggagggcaagggggggcgggcagggggggcgggcagggggggcaaggggaggggggcaaaggcagggaggggagggggggcaaggggcagggagggggcaaggggcagggaggggaggcaaggggcaggaagggggggcaaggggcaggggggggcaaggggcagggagggggggcaaggggcagggaggggagggggggcaaggggcagggaggggggcaaggggcagggaggggagggggggcaaggggcagggtgGGGTGTCAGggacccattcccctgcgtttcctcatcTTGCAcctggccgccctcctcctccacctcgggcggTGTCCGTGACCCCCGGCGAGGcagagacgctccggtgaggaggtgctgtgcccttcacgggaggggcggagagagccagaggagcgctctcggggatggggagcggcctgtgtgaggtgtgagccgcagagagcgtgctctgtgtgtatgggtgggtgggggggggggacgactggtgtgtgagaggtgagagcgccggggaaagtgagagcgccgggtgtgagaggtgagagcgccggggaaagtgagagcgccgggtgtgggaggtgagagcgccgggtgtgggaggtgaaagcgccgggtgtgggaggggagagcgccgggtgtgggAGGCGAGAGCGCCGGGTGTGGGAGGCGAGAGCGCCGGGTGTGGGAGGCGAGAACGCCGGGTGTGGGAGGCGAGAACGCCGGGTGTGGGAGGCGAGAACGCCGGGTGTGGGAGGCGAGAACGccgggtgtgggaggtgagagcgccgggtgtgggaggtgagagcgccgggtgtgggaggtgagagcgccgggtgtaAGAGGTGAGAGTGCCGGGTGTAagaggtgagagcgccgggtgtgagaggtgagagcgccgggtgtgAGGTGAGAGTGCCGGGTGTGagaggtgagagcgccgggtgtgggaggtgagagcgccgggtgtgagaggtgagagcgccgggtgtgggaggtaagagcgccgggtgtgggaggtaagagcgccgggtgtgggaggtgagagcgccgggtgtgggaggtgagagcaccaggtgtgggaggtgagagcgccgggtgtgggaggtgagagcgccgggtgtgggaggtgagagtgCCTCGCCGgatgtgggaggtgagagcgccgggtgtgggaggtgaggtgtaggAGGCTTGGCGGCGGGGCAGCgtgggtttgcggtgaggggggcacaggggtgtgttTGAGACACTGTTAGAGCACACCAGCCAAAGagaagtgtgcgggggcgggtgggccaagggaggcggagtgacggggcaaaggtccaatgcgattgccgctagggacacagggcagacagacatacagtggtttgagaaatatatagtaagaagaTTCACTTGCAGACTCCAAAgaagggaacacacacacacacacacacacacacacacacacatctccattaacatacacgtgtgtgtgcgtgcacaccaacacacacaaacacacacgataTACAGGACCTATATTCCTATTAgtgaatgccgctgcaggtcagcgggacacacagcaCTGGGGTCTCCCAGAAAATGACCGGGACATCGCGGTCCCCCTGCCAGCGTTTGCCGCGTACCTCTCGCTCTTGGTGGACCGCCCTCAGCTGTCTGTAATCCTCCAGCAGCCGCACTCGGTGAGACTCCCACTGGCCCACGAGATTCACCATTCGGAGAGCACTGCTGTCCACCAGCgcctggaggagagagaggaagcgtTGCCTGCCGGGCGTCTCCGCACGAGAAAGTGACCACGTCGTTTATTTTTTAACGATCCTGCGCTGGTTTCTACTGATCCACTTGGTACCGACTGGTATACGACATTAACCCTTCCATGGCTGCCTAGATTACCATTGTTTGTTGGTAAAGTGCGAACGTATGCCGCTGCGCGCTCTTTCCTGCCTCCCTAAGACTTTGTCGCTACGTTCTGGGGAGATCAGTTGCTGAATAAATTGCCTTTCCGGAAGGATATAATGATTTCGGGTAAGAAGCGAAATAGGAAACAGGCGAAAACTCGGAGAAAAGTGAAGATGTTGGAAAAAATATACATGAAAAGTTAGACACAGATGTGCAGCTCGGAGAACGGACTGTCTCGGGTACCTGTAACTTGGCGAGGTTGTTATCTGCGTCGGGTAACAGCTCCACTGCTCGCTTCTTCACTCGGATCAAGTTCTCTTTCTCTTCACATTGCTGACGCTTTTCGCTCACCTCACCCTCCACCTGCCATGGAAGGGAGGGCAATGGGGAGGTTACGGGGAACTCACTAGGGTGTCTGCTCTTCCCTGCCAACGCCCGCCCAGCCTCTGACCTGTGTCAAGGTGAGGTGGAGAAGTTTAGTGCTTTGGCGGAGTCCTTGGATTTCCTGCTCACTCCTGTCTATTTGCTCCTGGAGAGTCGCCAGCTCCTGCTGCTCCGCGTCGGCGTCCTGGGTAAAGGGGTGAAAACGTGCAgagatcacacacacaccgtgccaaGCAGAGAGACACACCCAGGGACAGCCTCTCTCACACCGTGCCCAGGAGAGACACACCCAGGGACAGCCTCTCTCACACCGTGCCCAGGAGAGACACACCCAGGGACAGCCTCTCTCACACCGTgcccaggagacacacacacagggacagcctCTCTCACACCGTGCccaggagacacacacataggGACAGCCCCTCGCACACCGTGccaaggagacacacacacagggacagcccctctcacaccatgcccaggagacacacacacagggagagcctCTCTCACACCGTGCCCAGGACACACACCCAGGGACAGCCTCTCTTACACCGTGCCCAGGTTACACACCCAGGGACAGCCTCTCTCACACCGTgcccaggagacacacacacagggacagcctCTCTCACACCGTgcccaggagacacacacacagagacagcctcTCTCACACCGTGCGCAGGAGAGACACACCCAGGGACAGCCTCTCTCACACCGTGCCcaggagagacacacacccagggAGAGCCTCTCTCACACCGTGCGCAGGAGATACACCCCCAGGGACAGCCTCTCTCACACAGTgcccaggagacacacacacagggacagcctCTCTCACACCGTGcccaggagagacacacacacacacagggacagcctCTCTCACACCGTgcccaggagacacacacacagggacagcccctctcacaccgtgccaaggagacacacacacagggacagcccctctcacaccatgcccaggagacacacacacagggagagcctCTCTCACACCGTGCCCAGGACACACACCCAGGGACAGCCTCTCTTACACCGTGCCCAGGAGACACACCCAGGGACAGCCTCTCTCACACCGTgcccaggagacacacacacagggacagcctCTCTCACACCGTgcccaggagacacacacacagggacagcctCTCTCACACCGTgcccaggagacacacacacagagacagcctcTCTCACACCGTgcccaggagacacacacacagggagagcctCTCTCACACCGTgcccaggagacacacacacagggagagcctCTCTCACACCGTGcccaggagagacacacacacagggacagcctCTCTCACACCGTGCCCAGGAGAGACACACCCAGGGACAgcctctctcacaccgtgtccaggagacacacacagggacagcctCTCTCACACCGTGCCCAGGAGATACACCCCCAGGGACAGCCTCTCTCACACCGTgcccaggacacacacacagggacagcctCTCACACCGTGCCCAGGAGAGACACACCCAGGGACAGCCTCTCTCACACCGTGCCCAGGAGATACACCCCCAGGGACAGCCTCTCTCACACCGTgcccaggacacacacacagggacagcctCTCACACCGTgcccaggagacacacacacccagggacAGCCTCTCTCACACCGTGCCCAGGAGatacacccccagggacaacctctCTCACACCATGCCCAGGAGATACACCCCCAGGGACAGCCACTCTCACACCGTgcccaggagacacacacacagggagagcctCTCTCACACCGTgcccaggagacacacacacagggagagcctCTCTCACACCGTgcccaggagacacacacacagggagagcctCTCTCACACCTTGCCcaggagagacacacacccagtgacagcCTCTCTCACACCGTGCCcaggagagacacacacccagggACAGCCTCTCTCACACCGTGCGCAGGAGAGACACACCCAGGGACAGCCTCTCTCACACCGTGCCcaggagagacacacacccagggAGAGCCTCTCTCACACCGTGCGCAGGAGATACACCGCCAGGGACAGCCTCTCACACTCCATgcccaggacacacacacagggacagcctCTCACACCGTGCCCAGGAGACACACACCCCCAGGGACAGCCTCTCTCACACCGTGCGCAGGAGACACACCCCCAGGGACAGCCTCTCTCACACCGTgcccaggagacacacacacagggacagcctCTCACACCCCGTGCCcaggacacacacacccagccacgcCTCGCCTGGCAGATTGATACCTCCTTACCTGCATATCTTTCTTGGGGAGGATTTCTGCGGCTCTTTGCATCTGCTCTGTTAGTGTTTGAGGGTCCTGAGAGGGGCCAGAGAAAAGATTTCATGATgatgagctgtgcagtgagacaGGTGGGGATAGGTCCAGATTTAGAGGCGGCGGTACCATTCATGATATAGATCCCGGTGCACAATACCAAGTCCCCaagaccccacaacaggtcaggttttcaggatatccctgcttcagcgcaggtggctcaatcagtggcttagtcaaagactgcgacacccgtgctgaagcagggactgagtcacctgtgctgaagcatggatatcctgaatacctgacctgttgctggcccttgaggactggagttggccacccctgctttagacacATCTATACAATGTTACATACTACACACCATTTTGTTGAGGGGGTTGGTTCTCAGCCCTTGTGCCATAAGGACCTACCTGTTGGTAGGTGAACCTCTGGGTGTGAGTGAATCGGGAACCCTTGGTCTGGTCAGCGCCGCCCCCCTCCACATTAAACGCCTTCAGCATCTCCACCAGGTCCTGAGAGGTGGCGGCCGGCGCCCGACTCTCGGAGAGACGCTGGTCGCACTGGCGCAGCTGGTCCTGTATCCGCTTGTGCAGGCGCTGCCGCTTCCTGCGGCGGTAATCCTGCGGGGAAGGGACGACACACCCTGCAACAACTCCCAAGAGAAAGGCAGCGACAACCCCGGGAACAGGAAcccgcgcgggggggggggcaccttgGTTGTTCCCGAGACGAcatttggagagattttggtcaAAACGCCAAGCATTAAAGAGAAGGAGCGGCCTAATAACACAAATTTATGCTGGAATGGAGGAAACAGCGGACCTCCCCGCACGCGATTACACGCTCAAATGGGCCGCGGGACTGAATACAGTTAtagacagagaggattgggaagacATTTGGGACTCAgtctcaggaacttccatatgtaccacaccaAGGAAAACATGTATAAAATCCTGTTtgactggtatcttaccccagtgagattaaagcaaatctaccctctggcctccgacgtatgctggagaggctgcggacaaaaagGGGACATGGCCACACCTGGTGGTCATGTCCGAAAATCCAGAACTTTTGGCTTATGGTTCAAAATCTAATAAACGAGGTAACGGGCCTCGCAATTCCTATTGacccactgacctacctactCGGCCAATAGAGGAAGTTGACCACCCAGTTAGGAAACTAATCTCCTTCATTTTAACAGCGGCGAGATGTGCGGTGGCGTTCTCCTGGAAAAAgatgggacccccccccctccaagcaGCGGGTTAAAAGAAGGGTGAACGAAGTGATGCTA
This genomic window contains:
- the CCDC22 gene encoding coiled-coil domain-containing protein 22, whose product is MEEVDRILIHTLRTCGTEVPEDVQSLRHFSTELIVEAVVRCLRVINPSLGASLNHILPPGMSARFRMGTSLAQACQDLGCPGDIGYQTFLYSSEPDIRALLIFLAEKLPRDSREDAHQPAGKSAALQREIAAKIRHQLSLPWVPPPCRTVTVQRAQSSCRLHRFHAQSLTLARDSSVTSVPAETREYWARYLPVVTAQLPLASSLAASLLERNVSDLSAVQEWEAEWKSQGLSSRLSPEDYRRRKRQRLHKRIQDQLRQCDQRLSESRAPAATSQDLVEMLKAFNVEGGGADQTKGSRFTHTQRFTYQQDPQTLTEQMQRAAEILPKKDMQDADAEQQELATLQEQIDRSEQEIQGLRQSTKLLHLTLTQVEGEVSEKRQQCEEKENLIRVKKRAVELLPDADNNLAKLQALVDSSALRMVNLVGQWESHRVRLLEDYRQLRAVHQEREVRGKRWQGDRDVPVIFWETPVLCVPLTCSGIH